The genomic interval acctttacattggaaacaattacattgaaCTTTCTTTACACTTCAATTTGCGTTACCTTGACAAtggaaacaaaaacatttaaaatttcgttacactacgatttacgtcatctttacaatggaaacagttACATTATATTTCTAATCGCCTAAAATTACTCATCCGATgttctacatttggaaatcattatttgttagctcttcggtccaaaatttctcacgtgttccatgttgctcgtatcaccaaagtccaaatttgctatggcagccctgtattcctatgtcatgtggcccagcatcctgctgcagaccaacgttcaacccagaacgtgctccaaagccatgtcccacaagaatagctcccatcctcacaaaagtgacttggtccatgtttctcgtgtcaccatcgtccaaatttgctacggtggcccagtgttcctatgtcatgtggcccagcatcctgctgcagaccaacgttcaacccaaaacgtgctcgaaagccatgtcccacaagaatcgctcccatcctcacaaaagtgacttggtccatgtttctcgtgtcaccatcgtccaaatttgctacggtggcccagtgttcctatgtcatgtggcccagcatcctgctgcagaccaacgttcaacccagaacgtgctccaaagccatgtcccacaagaatcgctcccatcctcacaaaagtgacttggtccatgtttctcgtgtcaccatcatccaaatttgctacggtggcccagtgttcctatgtcatgtggcccagcatcctgctgcagaccaacgttcaacccagaacgtgctccaaagccatgtcccacaagaatcgctcccatcctcacaaaagtgacttggtccatgtttctcgtgtcaccatcatccaaatttgctacggtggcccagtgttcctatgtcatgtggcccagcatcttgctgcagaccaacattcaacccagaacgtgctccaaaagcatgtcccacaagaatcgccaccatcctcacaaaaatgacggttgaccctggaaaatgtgcacacctcagtctgccactctgctggttgtgcTTCTTtcccgttccattgaccttggtaaatttgcacccaacagtctgccactctgttgaatgtgcttcttttccgttctattgacccaactgaaatccatttctttctgatgtattttcccgttacacctgcgagatgatctaaacactcttctgcaactgtccatgtattttttcaggtactcgtgtttccactagtttccaactagatttttttcgatgttgacgtatatcaattgttccgctctctctcgttgaagtcgcgatctggagtttcttcggtttcaaatgccctcacgtggttgatccaagtccttcgtttccccaacgtccaaatttgttgcggtggccccgtcttcctgacatgtggcccagcatcttgctgcagaccaacgttccacccagaacgtgcttccgttgccattcccaGATTCAATGACAAATTGAATATAACACATAGCGGTTGAGTTAATGGAGCTTTGCAAGCTTTCAATACACAATAATGATTGTTGAATGTTAATTAAATAGCGTGGTGGTTAGTCGAATGGCCaaaagtcgaatgacgtttatGGCCTACTGCGCACTGTCGACCCGAAAACTTCTTTCAGAAGACTTCGACCCGTAAACCCATTCGTAAACACCCATCTAAGCCTGTGTTAATTACATTAAGGTGACCAGACCGTCCTCCTTTTGGAAACCTTGTCCTTTGTCCGCCTCTAGGGAAAATGGTCCTCCTTGTTCTCCTTGAAAGAGCAGATATGACTTCAACAGAAGTATCGGTGCAATGTAAAATACTAAAGGAACAACTTAAATCTCGTATTGATGGAACTATTCTGCCATtagttgtaattaattatttaaataaattagaagAGACTAATCCtggaataaaaagaatttacTAAAGAAGCAAcagttttataaaaatgtagaGTATTTGGAAAACTAGACTCggcataataaatattaattaattaaatctgtATTTGACTGGATATTATTGAATGGAATCAAATACTTAAAACAGTTTTATTCATGAGGGAACGTCCTCCTTTTGGAAACCTTATCCTTTGTCCTTGTCCTACTTGAAAGAGCAGATATAACTTCAACTGAAGTATATAAAGGAACAGCTTAAATCTCGTATTGATGGAAGTTGTAAttacacatttaaataaattagaagAGACTAATcctgaagtaaaaataatttactaaaGAAGCAACGgagttttataaaaatgtagttttgtaaaaaaaaaagagtatttgAAAAACTGGACTCggcataataaatatacatctgTATTTGACTGGATATTATTGAATGGAATCAAATACTTAAAACAGTTTTATTCATGAAGGAAAAATTTAACATTTCCATCAACGACAATTTGTTATTTGAAGACAAGTACACAGAATCAACCATTTATTAAAGGAAGAGAGTGGGCAGAAGATGTAATTGATAAGAAATGGATGACTATTCTTGGATATATtcttgaaatattgaaatattccccatgacaatataaaaattttgattgaaatgaaCATTTTCCATTTGCAATTATATCTGGACAAATGAAAAATCCAGACTAGCGGTTGAAACATTGGCGGGGATGAttatagttaaatataatataaatctataaaaaaattgtcgaaaaaaaaaaaggaagatTTACTCAAAGAAATACAAAGAAACAATAAATATTGAGTTGAGTTAGTTACATCAAGTAACTAAGTAAAATTTCAGTAGTTTTCTAAAGGTTTTTGAACTTTGAACTGTTTTTTCGGTAAAGTAACACCATTAACATTGTaataaatagaggtaggatagccagggggccgctcattgttccattgttgtaaatcctttgtaaaaaaggttcggcaaacctttaacaatgcatttacaacatttgaacaatacgcggcaccttctgggtccggacTTTAGTAATAAATCGACGACATGATCAATAAAGGATGTtactaaatgattttttttatatccattTTTACCAAAGTGTCCTTTGACATTTTCAAAACCTGGTCACCTTAAtacttatatacgtatatttaataataatctggAATATAATTTTAGGTATAGAAGATAAACACCGCAAAAAAATAATGGAGAATGTTTTGAAACATACCGATGGTTCCAAATTGAAGACGAGGGCAATGGATTTGACTCTCGAAAATTTCGAGACGGTGAgtgttgattatataaaaaaaatatgttacttcaatatttttcaattccactTTGTTTAAGCTGCACAAAACACAAGCTTTTCTCAATCTGCCAACCAACACTGTGATCGAAATCTTGAAATCGGATGATTTGATCGTGCCTTCCGAAGAAGACGTATTCAATGCTGTGAAATTATGGGTAAATCATGATGATGCAAACCGTAAACTTGAATTGGTACAGCTGATGGGATCCGTGCGGTTATCCTTGCTTTCGATAAAGGTATTCTAGATTAATTGAATGTTacagtttatttataaaaatcatttgaatAATGTATATTCTTTTCAGTTTCTCGTCGACGAAGTAATAACGTTCTGTCATTCGTGTGCAGAGTGTTTGTCTTCTATTAGACAAGTAATTAAAGACAAGGATGATAAATTTTACATCCAAAGAGACACCCCTcgtagaaaaaaagaaaaaatagcaCTGATTGGGGGGAATTATTTAGATGTTAGTTTTATAtcacaagtataatattttgattagattgtaaattaattattttactacATTACGTGCTTTTAGCCGGCAAATACCATCGATATATATGATGGAGCACAGAAAAGTTGGACTCTATCCAAAGACATtggtattaataaaatttttttttcgtctgtTGTCGTAGGAGATTGGATGGTTATCATCGGAGGGCATAATTCTTCAGATGCATCATTGACTTCAGTAACGTTATCCAGTGTTGTGAAGTACTTGCTTAGATAAATCGGCatataacaaatttatttgttttcaggtaGAATACATTGATTTGAAAAACGGTCAGAAACATCCATTGAAGCCGTTGAATCAAGCTCGTAGCCAGTTCTCGGCAGTGAAACGTCGTTGTCGCGATTCATCCTCGGATGTCTACGCCATTGGTGGTGATTATTCTCGTAAATCAGTGGAAAGGTGATTAAATTGCAATAATTTCATCAGATCGATTGAAAGAGAAGTTAACGCTTATTGATTTCGATCAGGTGGAACAGCAAAATTGGAAATTGGGAGATCATCGCTCCACTGTTGGAGGATATTCAATGGCATAGTGCTTCTATAATCGATGGCAAAATATTTGTAACAGGTGGGTTTAGAAATAGAACATCTATTAATAAACTGCAGATGTATTCTGTGGAGACCAATTCTTGGGCTTACCGCGCTGATATGATTCACAGAAGAACTCATCATTCGGtgaatatcaattaattttcaacTAATATAAAActccaaaatataattaattcacCTAATTTTGATTTCACGATTTTTAGAGCGTCGCAATCAAAGGGAAACTTTTCATCGGTGGTGGGTTTAATTGGTCAAGAGGTGGTGCTTATTTATTAAGCAGTGTGGAGCAGTACGATCCGATTGCAAATGTGTGGACAGCATTCACTGAACTACCGGAACCTGCAAAAGGAATCAGTCTCTGTTTTTTCCAAAACAAACTACTTAGCATGGGTGAGTTTTTACATAACTTAATTTGAATGTATATGCCTGAAGtgttgaattaatttattgttttgattttcaggtGGATTTCTTCAATGGGACTATTCGAGCCAAGTTTGGGAATACGACGAGACAAGCATGTCTTGGAAAGCTTCACCAGGTCTTAGTAGAGATAGAGCTTATGCGGTTGCACATGTCATTCcatatgattcgattatttgGGCACCCCAACAACTTAGCGCCGACAATTCAGcacatggactattcagcgtatgggcaattcagcgcaaaatcaatattttcaagAAGTTTTTTCGAAAATAGTTACTCTATTGAAATTTCAtgaaatgcgaataaatttatttgataatctTTGTGCCTTTATGATTTTCTCACTAGGGTCCACGAAATAATACGCAAGCATAGGGTTGACAGCAGGTCCCTTTTAAAGAGAACACATTCTCTTTAAAAGGGACCTACTAGTCTCTTACTTCATTTGTAATATACCCATAAGTAAGAAGTTTGCAGctgtatgtagatattgtgAAACAAAATATAACTTTGCAAATGCtacaaatcatatatgtacgtacatatcaagaaaatagagaaaaaaattattattttaaataaaaacaataattttattttactaccgccatctatgtttgaaactaataaacaaacgatggataaacgtcaacgactatctcgccgggcagatatcaaacgcgtcttacacgatatttttgcaccatcgtaatggcggaggatccatttacttatataatgaccaaaatgagcaatatggcaaagtatgaaaacgatcggataagaggcaaactttttcctggattgtaatcgtaagtgaaacgtaaaggaggtatgtaatatatgtaaaaatcacGTAGTTGAGACATCAGTTTTAATGCATACCGATATTATTGACTTATGTAGATGCTTATACATCAGCCCACTACTTCTGAATCTTCATACCTTTCATCTACTGCACGTTTACCTAGCATAAGACGTAGGCGAatagaataatattttgacaacATTACTGGTTCTGAATGTCATCAACTTGATAGAGCATTTGCTAAAGCAATATATGCATCAAACTGTCCTTTATCTATtgttgaaacataaaaatttcaatgttaaAGAGGATTTTGTATgatattaaatgtattgtatgaataaatattatatttgacatccaaataattttataaaaactcttgtttaaattaatgtgacctttctttaattattatctatgtactaaaatatgttgtattattttggtcaatctcaattaaaaaaataaagtttccgGTTTTTTCCCCGTTCGTTCAAAATTCCCATTTTTGCCCATCTCTACCTCTGACTAGAGGTACTCTTttttctaacctaacctaactgtaTCTAGACTGACTTTTTTTTCCCGCCGGCACATCTCTACCTCTGACAAGATATGGCGTGGCAACTCCGTGAGTAGAGTTGGGAGTGGAGGCAACCTGGCAACACTgagcgtatatatgtacatattcacacTCATCCACTCGTATTTGCAGATACCGTTGCACACACTACGATTACTTTCCCGCTACTGACAAGTCAATCTTATTATCATTCTATGActctgtaggaatctcgtcatcgtcatcgtcatcgaaacattcgagaatattccacaacaacaaaccacataccttgcagaactcacacacgtaaacaacccgtgcacttcttggaatcaatcgccaaatccttcgagaatgatccacccttcacactcgagcggaacgaaacccagacgacgcacacctgcagccattatattaaactcaggcggaacggcgccaaatccaactcaagcggaacggtgccaaatccttcgagaatgatccacccttcacactcgagcggaacgaaacccagacgacgcacacctgcagccattatattaaactcaagcggaacgcccctaccagtcgagcagAACCAAAACGGttgaaacacgccgccaccattaaactacatcgagcggaacggcgccaatcgttccagaaaagtccaccccatcgacaaaagcaaattcctcgcttacgcatcaacaaaccaccaccatgggtcaggtgattccagaaacactataaaaggaggtacaacccaaacaacgccagtcgacccacagcagcaagcgtcgacacacagcagcagaccagagaccttctgaacatagccgaacgacgagccaacaacacactgccgcatccagagaccttctgaacatagccgaacgacgagccaacaacacactgccgcatccagagaccttctgaacatagctgaatgccgagccagcgacactctaccatatccagagaccgctgaacgacatacttttgcccacaaatataatacctttgtacaaccataggcaaacaataaaactttataaaacaagcacaacagtgtttcgttaggctgggatacggtcaacacatcgctaccccgcctacaactcTGTCATTCTTTCTCCTTCGCAAACCACGTAAAGTAACAGCTTTTCTTTATGCatccatattttatataatcaactGTTGTTAGTTAGAATTGCATGCTTTAATATTTAGTCCCAAAAATGAGTAAGCGAAAGTGTTCGTTCACTGAAGAACTGCAAAAAAAGTTTATATGTTTTATACCGAAATCAAATTCCAAATAGGAGGCAATATGCAcgctttgcaatacaaatttTTCGGTTGCAAACAAAGGCAAATACGATTTggaacaacatacatatgtatatcgtcaaAAAAGCATACAGGAACTCTTCATATTGGTAATGGCTCCAAAACTGTATGtgattttttcacaaaaaaaaattacaccttTGGATCACAAAGTATCAGCTGTCGGAGGAACTTAAGCTTTCCACACTTTATAACACCATTATAGTTAAAACTCTCCTGTTTGCACAAACAAACTGTTGGCAAAAATGATTGATGATTCGGAAGAAGCAAAGCGGATTTCATCTGGACTGACTGTAATGCAATCGTTGTCCCCCAATTTTTTTGACATCAATAATGGCATAATGACAAAaatgattgttttattttctttgcgAAACGAAATAGCAGAGACTATAAGTGAACATTTGAAtgcatgtttaaataaatacaatattgtagATAAATGTGTTGCTTTTTCTGCAGATTATTGTAATACTAATTTTGGAGCATTGAAtagaaatggaaaaaataatgtttacagccattcaaaaacaaaatttggaAAAGATTTATTAAGCATTAGTTGTCCTGCCCATATTGTTCATCATAACTCTGCACAGCATGGATTTGATTCCATGACAATAGATGTAGAATCAATAATTgtaaatgttttttctatttacGTAATCAGGACAGAATCTTTAAAGATTCAGTATAAGCAATATATACAATGTAAGACATTCAGTATAAAGCATTATTGAAACATTCAAAAACGCGCTAGCTATCACTTTATACCATGCTGTGAAGAAAGTTTTTCctgttttatcatattttttatcaatcgATATTGATAAAGATTTGAATATGAGTTTAGCAAAACTTATTTAGAATTTGCATCTTCCTTAATGCATATATTccatgaaaaaatattagaaatagAAGTCGAACAAAATTCTGTGTTAAAAGTAATGGCTACAATAAATTCATTAGCGAATATATTAAGTCATAGATATGAATAATCATTTCTTcctatcaaaataaaatcttttttgtcTGAAAATAAAGGAAATTTATTGCAAATTGAAAtagataaattcaatttaaattggaTGAATTGCTAtaaaaaatcgaagaaatatttaaatttatggacGTGTTGGCAATAGGGTTGCCAACTTTTTCTGAGACAATTCCGGGACAAATAGCTCAAaactcaatttttatatatatttttttattcgtttggtttattttttattcgttcggttttatttgtaaaaactataaaacatattttatagtttttacatgcggaaaatattactttagaaaaaaaattatcatcatgttcagtcatcaaaatttaactgactttcacgcctcgttaaatttggttcctttattcgaatacaaaaatatatatacataagagtAAAAGAGGTCTTATTTGCAATTCCACCTTTACTTAGTCTATATTCATGTTATTCCTGGCCTTCGTCCACACACTTCATGTGACTAAATACTCTCTCTGGGTAAGCATTACTGCAGGGAtggacattattattattaattaataataataatgaattattcttcccacctgaggcacgtaccaatttaatgctttcgtcccctgtcgccaggggcatcaagctcctcaaccagatttctattGGATTGAatctgtttaatctaaaatatactgatctggttgaggtacTGTTTAGTTTCAGATCGTAGCAACTTGTAAcatattgcatttttatattcatatttttacatttttatattttcaaatttttatatttttatgtttcatatttttatatatttatctttcatattattatttttcattataattttatttctcatgttttttatatttttatatttcatgtatttacaattttatattttatatttttatttttacaatttatatttttatattttatgtttttacaatttagtatttttatatttttatatttcatgtttttacaattttgtatttttatatttgttttatccatatttgtcttttaattaatatataatattattataatatataataataattaatttattttttatataaccatagtgtcgacttggagttgatctgtaaagtcactatggcaaatttgtgaataaataaataaataaataatgaaagataCAATTTTCATCAGCTCAACCGATTTTTCATGCTTTTTGAAATGCTCTGCCCATATCTTGTCATCATTTTGCTTGCTTAACATCTGGAAGAAAGTGGAATCGCCACTTTGTTCCAGATGTTTCCTTATTTTGCAAACAGCCGTATAAC from Arctopsyche grandis isolate Sample6627 chromosome 9, ASM5162203v2, whole genome shotgun sequence carries:
- the LOC143916706 gene encoding uncharacterized protein LOC143916706; amino-acid sequence: MFYIWKSLFVSSSVQNFSRVPCCSYHQSPNLLWQPCIPMSCGPASCCRPTFNPERAPKPCPTRIAPILTKVTWSMFLVSPSSKFATVAHVPMSCGPASCCRPTFNPERAPKPCPTRIAPILTKVTWSMFLVSPSSKFATVAQCSYVMWPSILLQTNVQPRTCSKAMSHKNRSHPHKSDLVHVSRVTIIQICYGGPVFLCHVAQHLAADQHSTQNVLQKHVPQESPPSSQK
- the LOC143916702 gene encoding kelch-like protein 25, whose product is MENVLKHTDGSKLKTRAMDLTLENFETLHKTQAFLNLPTNTVIEILKSDDLIVPSEEDVFNAVKLWVNHDDANRKLELVQLMGSVRLSLLSIKFLVDEVITFCHSCAECLSSIRQVIKDKDDKFYIQRDTPRRKKEKIALIGGNYLDPANTIDIYDGAQKSWTLSKDIGINKIFFSSVVVGDWMVIIGGHNSSDASLTSVEYIDLKNGQKHPLKPLNQARSQFSAVKRRCRDSSSDVYAIGGDYSRKSVERWNSKIGNWEIIAPLLEDIQWHSASIIDGKIFVTGGFRNRTSINKLQMYSVETNSWAYRADMIHRRTHHSSVAIKGKLFIGGGFNWSRGGAYLLSSVEQYDPIANVWTAFTELPEPAKGISLCFFQNKLLSMGGFLQWDYSSQVWEYDETSMSWKASPGLSRDRAYAVAHVIPYDSIIWAPQQLSADNSAHGLFSVWAIQRKINIFKKFFRK